The Euphorbia lathyris chromosome 8, ddEupLath1.1, whole genome shotgun sequence genome has a window encoding:
- the LOC136202797 gene encoding zinc protease PQQL-like isoform X2 — MQDSHWSLMMEGSKYADRLPIGLEKVIHTVSAETVKQFYKKWYHLHHMAVIAVGDFPDTKSVVELIKTHFEDKYSEPNPPPLPIFQVPSHIEPRFSCFVESEAAGSAVMISYKMPADELRTVKDYKDMLIESMFLYALNQRFFKLSRRKNPPYFSSSAAADVLVHPMKACIMTASCKEKGTLEALESMLFEVARVRLHGFLEHEISIVRALLMAEIESAYLERDQMQSTNLRDEYLQHFFRNEPVVGIEYEAQLQKTILPQISALEVSKYSEKLRTSCSCVIKTVEPQASARIDDLKKVLLKIDILEGEGSISPWDEEKIPEEIVSTKPTPGSILNQLEYSKIGASELILSNGLRVCYKCTDFLDDQVLFTGFSYGGLSEIPESDYFSCSMGSTIAGEIGVFGYRPSVMMDMLAGKRVEVGMKVGAYMRSFSGDCSPSDLETALQLVYQLFTTNVTPGEEDVKIVMQMAEEAVHAQERDPYTAFADRVKELNYGNSYFFRPIRINDLQKVDPFKACEYFNSCFKDPSNFTVVIVGSLEPTIALPLILQYLGGIPKPPEPILHINRDDLKGLPFSFPTGIIREVVLSPMVEAQCSVQLSFPVVLKNGTMALNWQVEEIHRIGFLSKLLETKIMQVLRFKHGQIYSVGVSVFLGGNKPSRTGDLRGDISINFSCDPGISSKLVDISLEEVLRLQEEGPSDQDVLTVLEIEQRAHENGLQENFYWLERIVRSYQSRIYDGDLGTAFEIQDEGRSSVRQCLTTSTVQSTLQRILPNPCKKQYTAVILMPRTSRFQLLRSFFQSTHTSYIRDAKVIASIAGLTLLGLTFWRYSRSTLRS; from the exons AGTGTAGTTGAGTTGATAAAGACGCATTTCGAGGATAAGTATTCAGAACCTAATCCTCCGCCCCTACCGATCTTTCAAGTTCCATCTCACATAGAGCCACGTTTTTCGTGCTTTGTTGAATCTGAAGCTGCTGGG TCTGCAGTAATGATCAGCTACAAGATGCCAGCAGATGAGTTGAGGACAGTAAAAGATTACAAGGACATGCTTATAGAATCCATGTTTCTTTATGCTCTTAACCAGAGGTTCTTTAAATTATCTCGTAGAAAGAATCCACCCTATTTTTCATCCTCAGCTGCAGCTGATGTTCTAGTTCATCCCATGAAGGCTTGCATAATGACTGCATCCTGCAAAGAGAAAGGCACTCTTGAGGCCTTAGAATCAATGCTTTTTGAG GTTGCAAGGGTACGATTACATGGTTTCTTAGAACATGAAATATCTATTGTTCGAGCACTGCTAATGGCAGAGATTGAGTCAGCATATCTAGAGCGTGATCAAATGCAATCAACCAATTTGCGAGATGAATATTTACAA CATTTTTTCCGAAATGAACCTGTTGTTGGGATTGAATATGAGGCTCAACTTCAGAAAACTATTCTACCTC AGATATCAGCATTAGAGGTATCGAAGTATTCAGAAAAGTTAAGAACATCATGCAGCTGTGTCATAAAGACTGTGGAACCCCAAGCTTCTGCAAGAATTGACGATCTGAAGAAGGTGTTACTTAAGATAGATATTCTTGAGGGGGAAGGAAGCATTTCTCCTTGGGACGAAGAAAAAATTCCGGAGGAAATTGTCTCTACAAAGCCAACTCCTGG GAGTATCCTGAATCAGCTTGAATATTCAAAGATTGGAGCTTCTGAACTAATATTATCCAACGGATTGCGAGTTTGCTACAAGTGTACAGATTTCCTTGATGATCAG GTTCTTTTTACAGGGTTCTCATATGGTGGTCTATCTGAAATCCCAGAAAGCGACTATTTTTCATGCTCAATGGGATCAACCATTGCTGGCGAAATTGGTGTCTTTGGTTATAGACCATCGGTTATGATGGATATGCTTGCTGGTAAAAGAGTTGAAGTTGGTATGAAAGTTGGAGCATACATGCGAAGCTTTTCAGGAGATTGTTCGCCCTCAGATCTGGAGACAGCTTTGCAG CTTGTCTATCAACTTTTTACAACCAATGTAACACCTGGAGAAGAAGATGTCAAAATAGTGATGCAGATGGCAGAGGAAGCGGTTCATGCTCAAGAGAGAGATCCTTATACTGCATTTGCAGATCGAGTCAAGGAGCTCAACTATGGGAACTCCTATTTTTTTAGG CCTATTAGAATAAATGATCTACAGAAGGTTGATCCATTTAAAGCTTGTGAATATTTTAACAGCTGTTTTAAGGATCCTTCAAACTTCACGGTTGTAATTGTGGGGAGTCTTGAACCCACCATTGCACTTCCTTTGATACTGCAGTATTTG GGTGGAATACCAAAGCCTCCTGAACCTATTCTTCACATAAACCGGGATGACCTTAAAGGCTTACCATTCAGTTTCCCCACAGGCATAATTAG AGAAGTGGTTCTTAGCCCCATGGTGGAAGCACAATGTTCAGTTCAGCTAAGCTTTCCTGTGGTGCTGAAGAATGGGACAATG GCTTTAAATTGGCAGGTAGAAGAGATTCACCGTATTGGCTTCTTGAGCAAACTTCTTGAAACTAAAATTATGCAAGTTCTACGTTTCAAGCATGGGCAG ATCTACTCTGTTGGTGTCTCAGTATTTCTTGGTGGCAATAAACCTTCAAGAACTGGTGATTTACGTGGTGACATTAGCATAAATTTTTCTTGTGACCCTGGAATCTCCTCAAAGCTG GTTGATATTTCCTTGGAAGAAGTATTGCGGCTCCAAGAGGAAGGGCCTTCAGATCAGGATGTTTTGACTGTATTGGAAATTGAGCAAAGAGCCCATGAAAATGGACTGCAG GAGAATTTCTATTGGCTAGAAAGGATTGTACGTAGTTACCAGTCAAGGATCTACGATGGTGACTTGGGGACTGCCTTTGAG ATTCAGGATGAGGGACGTTCAAGTGTTAGACAATGTCTTACAACATCAACAGTTCAATCCACACTACAAAGAATACTACCTAATCCTTGCAAAAAACAGTACACTGCAGTCATTCTAATGCCTCGGACATCTCGCTTTCAGTTGCTGAGGTCATTCTTCCAGTCTACTCATACCAGTTATATAAGAGATGCCAAG GTAATAGCAAGCATCGCTGGCTTGACCCTTTTGGGTCTCACATTCTGGAGATATTCAAGAAGTACCTTGAGATCTTAA
- the LOC136203742 gene encoding large ribosomal subunit protein eL31, producing the protein MVDKTKGRKEEVVTREYTINLHRRLHGCTFKKKAPKAIKEIRKFAQQAMGTKDVRVDVKLNKHIWSRGIRSVPRRVRVRIARKRNDDEDAKEELYSLVTVTEIPPEGLKGMGTKVIEDED; encoded by the exons ATGGTGGACAAGACTAAGGGGAGGAAGGAAGAGGTCGTAACCCGAGAATACACCATCAACCTTCACAGGCGCTTACATGGCTG CACATTCAAGAAGAAGGCTCCCAAGGCCATAAAGGAGATTAGAAAGTTTGCTCAGCAGGCAATGGGAACAAAAGATGTTAGAGTTGATGTGAAGCTCAATAAACACATCTGGAGCAGGGGGATCAGGAGTGTCCCAAGAAGGGTTAGGGTTCGCATTGCCCGCAAGAggaatgatgatgaagatgcCAAGGAAGAGCTCTACTCTCTGGTCACTGTTACGGAAATCCCACCAGAAGGACTCAAGGGTATGGGTACCAAGGTCATTGAGGATGAGGATTAG
- the LOC136201959 gene encoding uncharacterized protein, protein MKKLSRNWRNSLGDKSSLPISDDPASDESRPMDTEEQEELIRSLERTQAQQSLLWRRVFAVSLCCYAGFMLFSIYQQSTSPWDLRFHAYFMEELDAWMVISAGWLAILACSMAIMGLVHDSKHHRQWIWRSCYVGFLLAGFWLYFMLRLSKFRWDIIWLPFGPLSGASLCLYVDHLLSESSEEVRKLRGYMYAFKAN, encoded by the exons ATGAAGAAGCTGTCAAGGAATTGGCGAAATTCCCTTGGCGATAAGTCGTCTCTCCCGATTTCGGATGATCCAGCTTCTGACGAATCTCGTCCCATGGACACGGAAG AACAAGAAGAATTGATTCGATCACTTGAAAGGACGCAAGCTCAGCAATCTCTTTTATGGAGG AGAGTGTTCGCTGTGTCTCTCTGCTGCTACGCTGGGTTTATGCTGTTCTCGATCTACCAGCAATCAACTTCTCCATGGGATTTG CGGTTTCATGCTTACTTCATGGAAGAGCTTGATGCATGGATGGTAATATCTGCAG GTTGGCTAGCCATTCTAGCATGTTCTATGGCCATCATGGGATTAGTCCATGATTCAAAGCATCACAGGCAATGGATTTGGCGGTCATGCTATGTTGGTTTTCTACTGGCAGGTTTCTGGCTATATTTCATGCTAAG GCTGTCAAAATTTCGATGGGATATTATCTGGCTGCCATTTGGGCCTCTTAG CGGTGCTAGTCTCTGTCTGTATGTTGATCATCTACTTTCAGAGTCATCAGAAGAAGTGAGAAAACTTAGAGGCTACATGTATGCTTTTAAGGCCAACTAA